A region from the Micrococcus cohnii genome encodes:
- the tatC gene encoding twin-arginine translocase subunit TatC → MPLKEHLKELRDRLIKAAIAVVLGAVVGFIVYKPVFETVTKPIAEASGEGQLSAVTFDTVGAPFDVMLQVAFFIGVVVSSPVWLYQIWAFIVPGLKRNEKKYAIGFLSAAIPLFLLGIFLGWLVLPQAVIFFFGFTPEAGANMIPAQTYIPFVLRLLLAFGAALVLPVLLVGLNMLGMLPGRTIVKHWRITVFGIAVIAALAAPGGDAISMFYLAAPLVVLFGVAIALCLVNDKRRSRRRKVDEARLEQEIASGPKPLHEL, encoded by the coding sequence ATGCCGCTCAAGGAGCATCTCAAGGAGCTGCGCGACCGGCTGATCAAGGCCGCGATCGCGGTCGTCCTGGGCGCCGTCGTCGGCTTCATCGTCTACAAGCCGGTCTTCGAGACGGTCACCAAGCCGATCGCGGAGGCCTCGGGCGAGGGACAGCTCTCCGCTGTCACGTTCGACACGGTGGGTGCGCCCTTCGACGTCATGCTCCAGGTCGCGTTCTTCATCGGTGTCGTCGTGTCCTCGCCGGTGTGGCTCTACCAGATCTGGGCGTTCATCGTCCCCGGACTGAAGCGCAACGAGAAGAAGTACGCGATCGGCTTCCTCTCCGCGGCCATCCCGCTGTTCCTGCTCGGCATCTTCCTGGGCTGGCTCGTGCTGCCTCAGGCCGTCATCTTCTTCTTCGGGTTCACCCCGGAGGCCGGCGCGAACATGATCCCGGCGCAGACGTACATCCCGTTCGTGCTGCGTCTGCTGCTCGCCTTCGGCGCGGCTCTGGTGCTCCCGGTGCTGCTCGTGGGCCTCAACATGCTCGGCATGCTGCCCGGCCGCACGATCGTCAAGCACTGGCGGATCACGGTGTTCGGCATCGCCGTCATTGCGGCCCTGGCCGCTCCCGGCGGTGACGCGATCTCGATGTTCTACCTCGCCGCGCCGCTCGTCGTGCTCTTCGGCGTGGCGATCGCTCTGTGCCTGGTCAACGACAAGCGCCGATCTCGTCGCCGCAAGGTCGATGAGGCCCGGCTCGAGCAGGAGATCGCCAGCGGTCCGAAGCCGCTGCACGAGCTCTGA
- the tatA gene encoding Sec-independent protein translocase subunit TatA — MLAGINGWQLVIILVLVVLLFAAPKLPAMARNLGQSMRIFSSEVKEMRNEGKEKKANSEATGETVPGETVENHAEKRPQAGDTGSHSADGDVR; from the coding sequence ATGCTCGCAGGGATCAACGGGTGGCAGCTCGTCATCATCCTGGTGCTGGTCGTGCTGCTGTTCGCAGCGCCGAAGCTGCCCGCCATGGCCCGCAACCTGGGCCAGTCCATGCGCATCTTCTCCTCCGAGGTGAAGGAGATGCGCAACGAGGGCAAGGAGAAGAAGGCGAATTCCGAGGCCACCGGCGAGACCGTTCCGGGCGAGACCGTGGAGAACCACGCCGAGAAGCGTCCGCAGGCCGGCGACACCGGTTCGCACAGCGCCGACGGCGACGTCCGCTGA
- a CDS encoding IS481 family transposase, producing MTHANAPLTPTGRLRMVQRHLNDGIPQAHVAAEFRVSRPTVATWVARYRAEGEAGLQDRSSRPHHCPAQLDTAILVEIEALRRDQKWSARRIHHHLVSEGHQLCLRTVGRWMHRLGISRLRDLAPTGEGLRQRPRKITARGPGHMVHMDVKKIGRIPEGGGWRAHGRDSENARAAKRGPGRRVGYTYLHSAIDGYTRLAYTEALEDEKAVTTIGFFCRARAFFAAHGITVDRVVTDNGNNYRAVDFTRKVVSLGGRHHRIRPYTPRHNGKVERYNRLMVDEVLYARPYSSETARREALQVWVNHYNYHRPHTSCGNIPPASLAPARVNNVRPSYN from the coding sequence ATGACTCACGCTAATGCACCCCTGACTCCCACCGGCCGTCTCAGGATGGTCCAACGCCACCTGAACGACGGCATCCCCCAAGCGCACGTGGCAGCCGAGTTCCGCGTCAGCCGCCCCACGGTGGCCACCTGGGTGGCCCGCTACCGCGCCGAGGGCGAGGCAGGACTGCAGGACCGCTCGAGCCGGCCCCACCACTGCCCCGCCCAGCTCGACACCGCGATCCTGGTCGAAATCGAGGCCCTGCGCCGGGACCAGAAGTGGTCCGCCCGACGCATCCATCACCACCTCGTCTCCGAAGGCCACCAGCTGTGCCTGCGCACCGTGGGGAGGTGGATGCACCGGCTGGGCATCTCCCGGTTGCGAGACCTCGCGCCCACGGGTGAGGGCCTGCGCCAACGACCACGGAAGATCACCGCCCGCGGCCCGGGGCACATGGTGCACATGGACGTGAAGAAGATCGGGCGCATCCCCGAAGGGGGAGGCTGGCGTGCTCACGGCCGGGACTCCGAGAACGCGCGAGCGGCCAAACGCGGGCCTGGCCGACGGGTCGGGTACACGTACCTGCACTCGGCGATCGACGGGTACACCCGCCTGGCGTACACCGAGGCGTTGGAGGACGAGAAGGCGGTGACCACGATCGGGTTCTTCTGCCGGGCGAGGGCGTTCTTCGCCGCCCACGGCATCACCGTGGACCGGGTGGTCACGGACAACGGGAACAACTACCGGGCCGTGGACTTCACCCGGAAGGTGGTCTCGCTCGGGGGCCGGCACCACCGGATCCGCCCCTACACCCCGCGTCACAACGGGAAGGTCGAGCGGTACAACCGGCTGATGGTGGACGAGGTCCTCTACGCCCGCCCGTACTCCTCAGAGACGGCCCGGCGTGAGGCCCTGCAGGTGTGGGTGAACCACTACAACTACCATCGGCCTCATACCTCCTGCGGGAACATCCCGCCGGCCTCACTGGCCCCGGCGCGAGTCAACAACGTCAGGCCCTCCTACAACTAG
- a CDS encoding DEAD/DEAH box helicase has product MSDVPQPHDDSAPSPAERYAAARRRRAHPASRTAAFEASLGFELDDFQRRACHEVEDGHGVLVAAPTGSGKTVVGEFAIHQALDQGRRAFYTTPIKALSNQKYADLAAVHGAERVGLLTGDTSVNADADVVVMTTEVLRNMLYADAQALTDLGCVVMDEVHYLADRFRGPVWEEVIIHLPEHVQMVSLSATVSNAEEFGAWLDTVRGATTVIVSEHRPVPLWQHVLAGGRLYDLFAEDVAFEETAERDVATLLNPELAKLAAQASRQGERADWGRGGPRGGRGQGRSGRKKSRHTGGRSGGRPNGSRGSAGGRGRHREAALHSDRPVSSRTGPREHRTAGLRTSRAETVRVLDREALLPCITFIFSRAGCDAAVEQCLGSGLDLTTAAEKALVYERTDAVARRLPPEDLEVLGFWAWRDGLARGFAAHHAGLLPPLKEAVEDLFVAGAVKAVFATETLALGVNMPARSVVLEKLEKFNGQSHVDVTPGEYTQLTGRAGRRGIDVEGHAIVAWRPGLNPSAVAGLASRRTYPLDSSFRPTYNMSVNLLARVGQQRARGILESSFAQFQADRSVVGLARQVRSKETSLAEYAQAMECHLGDFGDYMRLRKELASAQKAGSQGRRRAHIAALKQSLSELAVGDVIDLQQGRALGSCVVVFPAQNPQNPRVGLITDAAQLRRITIDDLADPVEPIAAAALPQLVQVKSPAQRRDVASAMREALRQGRPPTSGGAGFRPRPAEPENPRVEQLQRELTLHPCHVCEDREEHARWAERWWSLRREVTTLRERIAGRTNTISRTFDRLVGLLRTYGYVNEDASSPRTALADPGQALRRIYGERDLLISLVLQDESTSRLTPEDWACVAALLVYQGKSDRDRGPAVMPTARLQRVHDAAERLEARLHDDEAAARLEGTPPLDSGLVAPMHRWVRGKNLSDTLHGSDLAAGDFVRWARQVVDVLGQLAQVPGDDRRSRSCRSAADLVARGVVATSLPASVTERVGAHDAERPIDQDEPERPGQD; this is encoded by the coding sequence ATGTCCGACGTCCCGCAGCCTCATGACGACTCCGCGCCCAGCCCGGCGGAACGCTATGCCGCGGCCCGACGACGCCGCGCCCACCCCGCCAGCCGGACGGCCGCGTTCGAGGCCTCGCTGGGCTTCGAACTGGATGACTTCCAGCGCCGAGCCTGCCATGAGGTCGAGGACGGCCACGGCGTCCTCGTCGCCGCGCCCACGGGCAGCGGGAAGACCGTGGTGGGGGAGTTCGCGATCCACCAGGCCCTCGACCAGGGACGACGGGCCTTCTACACCACCCCGATCAAGGCCCTGAGCAACCAGAAGTACGCCGATCTGGCCGCCGTGCACGGGGCCGAGCGCGTCGGGCTGCTCACCGGCGACACCTCCGTCAACGCGGACGCGGACGTCGTGGTGATGACCACCGAGGTGCTGCGGAACATGCTCTACGCGGACGCCCAGGCCCTGACGGACCTGGGCTGCGTCGTGATGGACGAGGTGCACTACCTCGCGGACCGGTTCCGCGGACCGGTGTGGGAGGAGGTCATCATCCACCTGCCCGAGCACGTGCAGATGGTGTCTCTGTCAGCGACCGTCTCGAATGCGGAGGAGTTCGGCGCCTGGCTGGACACGGTCCGCGGCGCCACCACCGTGATCGTCTCGGAGCACCGGCCGGTCCCGCTGTGGCAGCACGTGCTGGCCGGCGGCCGTCTCTACGACCTCTTCGCCGAGGACGTCGCCTTCGAGGAGACCGCCGAACGCGACGTCGCGACCCTGCTCAACCCGGAACTGGCGAAGCTGGCCGCGCAAGCCTCGCGCCAGGGCGAGCGCGCCGACTGGGGACGCGGCGGCCCGCGCGGAGGGCGTGGTCAGGGCCGAAGCGGCAGGAAGAAGAGCCGTCACACCGGTGGTCGATCGGGCGGGCGTCCGAACGGATCCCGGGGCTCGGCCGGCGGCCGCGGCCGGCACCGTGAGGCCGCGCTGCACAGCGATCGGCCCGTGAGCTCCCGCACGGGCCCGCGCGAGCACCGCACGGCTGGTCTGCGGACCTCACGAGCCGAGACCGTCCGGGTGCTCGACCGCGAGGCCCTGCTGCCCTGTATTACCTTCATCTTCTCCCGGGCTGGCTGCGACGCCGCGGTGGAGCAGTGTCTGGGGTCGGGCCTGGACCTGACCACGGCCGCCGAGAAGGCCCTCGTCTACGAGCGCACCGACGCGGTCGCACGTCGCCTTCCGCCGGAGGACCTCGAGGTGCTGGGGTTCTGGGCGTGGCGCGACGGCCTGGCCCGTGGCTTCGCAGCGCACCACGCCGGCCTGCTGCCGCCGCTGAAGGAGGCCGTGGAGGACCTGTTCGTCGCGGGCGCGGTGAAGGCGGTGTTCGCCACCGAGACCCTCGCCCTCGGGGTGAACATGCCCGCCCGCTCGGTGGTGCTGGAGAAGCTCGAGAAGTTCAACGGTCAGAGCCACGTGGACGTGACGCCGGGGGAGTACACCCAGCTCACCGGCCGCGCCGGCCGCCGAGGGATCGACGTCGAGGGCCACGCGATCGTCGCATGGCGGCCAGGACTGAACCCGTCGGCCGTGGCCGGCCTGGCCTCCCGACGCACCTATCCGCTGGACTCGTCCTTCCGGCCGACCTACAACATGTCCGTGAACCTGTTGGCCCGGGTGGGACAGCAACGGGCCCGCGGCATCCTCGAGTCCTCCTTCGCACAGTTCCAGGCCGATCGATCCGTCGTGGGGCTGGCCCGTCAGGTGCGGTCGAAGGAGACCTCCCTGGCCGAGTACGCCCAGGCCATGGAGTGTCATCTGGGGGATTTCGGCGACTACATGCGTCTGCGCAAGGAGCTGGCCTCGGCCCAGAAGGCCGGCAGCCAGGGACGTCGACGCGCGCACATCGCCGCGCTGAAGCAGTCACTCTCCGAGCTGGCCGTCGGCGATGTGATCGACTTGCAGCAGGGCCGGGCCCTCGGGTCGTGCGTCGTGGTCTTCCCCGCCCAGAACCCGCAGAATCCTCGCGTCGGTCTCATCACGGACGCGGCGCAGCTGCGGCGCATCACGATCGATGACCTGGCCGACCCGGTCGAGCCGATCGCCGCGGCGGCGTTGCCGCAACTGGTGCAGGTGAAGTCACCGGCGCAGCGGCGCGACGTCGCCTCGGCCATGCGCGAGGCCTTGCGTCAGGGCCGGCCGCCAACCTCCGGCGGCGCCGGATTCCGTCCCCGACCGGCCGAGCCTGAGAACCCGCGCGTCGAGCAGCTGCAGCGGGAGCTGACCCTGCACCCGTGCCACGTGTGCGAGGACCGGGAGGAGCACGCCCGCTGGGCCGAACGCTGGTGGTCTCTGCGCCGCGAGGTGACCACGCTGCGCGAGCGCATCGCCGGTCGCACGAACACGATCTCGCGCACCTTCGACCGTCTGGTCGGGCTGCTGCGCACCTACGGATACGTGAACGAGGACGCCTCGAGCCCGCGCACGGCCCTGGCCGATCCGGGACAGGCGCTGCGCCGCATCTACGGGGAACGGGATCTGTTGATCTCGCTGGTGCTGCAGGACGAGTCGACGTCACGACTCACGCCCGAGGACTGGGCGTGCGTCGCCGCACTGCTGGTCTACCAGGGCAAGTCGGACCGCGATCGCGGCCCGGCGGTCATGCCGACCGCACGGCTGCAACGCGTCCACGACGCCGCCGAACGCCTCGAAGCGCGGCTGCACGACGATGAGGCAGCCGCCCGGCTCGAGGGCACACCGCCGCTGGACTCCGGCCTCGTCGCGCCGATGCATCGGTGGGTCCGCGGCAAGAACCTCAGCGACACCCTGCACGGCTCGGACCTGGCCGCCGGCGACTTCGTGCGCTGGGCTCGGCAGGTGGTGGATGTGCTGGGCCAGCTGGCGCAGGTGCCCGGCGATGACCGTCGATCCCGCTCCTGCCGCAGCGCGGCCGATCTGGTGGCCCGCGGCGTCGTGGCGACGTCCCTGCCGGCCTCGGTGACCGAACGCGTCGGCGCTCACGACGCCGAGCGGCCGATCGACCAGGACGAGCCCGAGCGGCCGGGGCAGGACTAG
- a CDS encoding WYL domain-containing protein yields MAAAVPSRSLLDPVERVISVLCLLLYHERGRSRSQLRREVEGYQGDDESFEKLFAWDRRVLSELGVRLIEQQSDDEEPVLRVDHDALTLPRIDFDEPERRALELAATVWDDDALRRDVSRAVGLLVAPSSAPTQQAVMPRVVPRSTPRLDTLMAAAVERRWVGFDYRDARGALSRRRVRAWATVRVSGQWYLVGWDADRHDSRTFRLSRIETDPRPEQGDPAEQMSLPGPDFSLREVHDRLRGEEEADTLRVWVQPGRAQSVRVAGVPAPGAEDEAPAPGWEAYEIPVPAHDGLEEMLGELLGRALPDAQASSARQRLGRWWEQARRVHAGSPDEAVLRAVEQMRPPKRGRRRSSALDWAARFLDIVGIANREGGVTRAELRERFGLSEAELTTHLQLLRFCGLPERYYAGWLFEVVEDGDVVRIEQAEDIDAPLRLTRPEAHRLIAGLATVEQMPHHDPRLGPAARRAADRIRVELLGEDAPVGTSAHQGGNDSGTGHDETAASPAPAPVRAGSDAAEPSTESVAAVATFWDVRADPDVVRVLDQAVRDRRVLSVSYHSVHGDRHSTRVLEPVELFQEGPRLYLSAWCRVTEQARTFRVDRITRPEATDETFSPGRRHAAVATTARPDHKRTELTAVLRFAHRIADLADEYGPVTQARLEDGSRLVEVGLVDAAVAHGLVGAHGGDVEVILPAALRVQTRERIDAALTALADASAG; encoded by the coding sequence GTGGCCGCCGCCGTCCCCTCTCGGTCTCTGCTCGACCCCGTCGAGCGGGTCATCTCGGTGCTGTGCCTGCTGCTGTACCACGAGCGCGGTCGCAGCCGCTCTCAGCTGCGCCGCGAGGTGGAGGGCTATCAGGGCGACGACGAGTCCTTCGAGAAGCTCTTCGCCTGGGACCGCCGGGTGCTCTCCGAGCTGGGCGTGCGGCTGATCGAGCAGCAGAGCGATGACGAGGAGCCGGTGCTGCGGGTGGACCACGATGCGCTGACCCTGCCGCGGATCGACTTCGACGAACCCGAGCGGCGCGCCCTCGAACTGGCGGCCACGGTGTGGGACGACGACGCGTTGCGACGCGACGTCTCCCGCGCCGTGGGGCTGCTCGTCGCTCCGTCGTCGGCACCGACGCAGCAGGCCGTCATGCCGCGGGTGGTGCCCCGTTCCACGCCACGGCTGGACACGCTCATGGCGGCGGCCGTCGAGCGCCGCTGGGTGGGCTTCGACTACCGCGACGCCCGTGGCGCCCTGTCTCGGAGGCGGGTGCGCGCCTGGGCCACGGTGCGCGTGTCCGGTCAGTGGTACCTGGTCGGCTGGGACGCGGATCGGCACGATTCGCGCACCTTCCGGCTCTCGCGGATCGAGACCGATCCGCGGCCCGAGCAGGGCGACCCGGCGGAGCAGATGAGCCTGCCCGGACCAGACTTCTCCCTGCGCGAGGTGCACGACCGGCTGCGGGGCGAGGAGGAGGCCGACACCCTGCGCGTGTGGGTCCAACCCGGACGCGCCCAGTCGGTACGGGTCGCCGGCGTGCCCGCGCCCGGCGCCGAGGACGAGGCGCCGGCACCGGGCTGGGAGGCCTACGAGATCCCCGTGCCCGCCCACGACGGGCTGGAGGAGATGCTCGGCGAGCTGCTCGGTCGGGCCCTGCCCGATGCTCAGGCCTCGTCGGCACGTCAGCGTCTGGGCCGCTGGTGGGAGCAGGCCCGCCGCGTCCATGCCGGGTCCCCGGACGAAGCGGTGCTGCGCGCGGTCGAGCAGATGCGTCCGCCCAAGCGGGGACGCCGACGCTCCTCCGCACTGGACTGGGCCGCGCGGTTCCTGGACATTGTGGGGATCGCCAACCGCGAGGGCGGGGTCACGCGCGCCGAGCTGCGTGAACGATTCGGTCTGAGCGAGGCCGAGCTCACCACGCACCTGCAGCTGCTGCGTTTCTGCGGTCTGCCGGAACGCTACTACGCCGGATGGCTCTTCGAGGTCGTTGAGGACGGCGACGTGGTGCGGATCGAGCAAGCCGAGGACATCGATGCTCCGCTGCGGCTGACCCGTCCTGAGGCCCACCGGCTCATCGCGGGCCTGGCCACGGTCGAGCAGATGCCGCATCACGATCCCCGGCTGGGGCCGGCGGCACGGCGCGCGGCGGACCGGATCCGCGTCGAGCTGCTGGGCGAGGACGCACCGGTCGGCACCAGCGCCCACCAGGGAGGCAACGACAGCGGCACCGGTCACGACGAGACAGCGGCGAGCCCGGCACCGGCGCCCGTGAGAGCCGGGTCCGATGCCGCGGAGCCCAGCACCGAATCGGTGGCCGCCGTGGCGACGTTCTGGGATGTGCGAGCAGACCCGGACGTGGTCCGCGTGCTCGACCAGGCAGTCCGGGACCGGCGCGTGCTGAGCGTGTCCTATCACTCGGTCCACGGCGACCGGCACAGCACCCGCGTGCTCGAGCCGGTCGAGCTGTTTCAGGAGGGACCGCGGCTGTACCTGTCCGCCTGGTGCCGCGTCACCGAGCAGGCGCGGACCTTCCGGGTCGACCGGATCACCCGGCCTGAGGCCACCGACGAGACCTTCTCGCCGGGACGTCGGCACGCTGCGGTGGCGACGACGGCGCGACCGGATCACAAGCGAACCGAACTGACCGCGGTGCTGCGCTTCGCGCACCGGATCGCCGACCTGGCCGACGAGTACGGGCCGGTGACGCAGGCCCGGCTCGAGGACGGTTCCCGACTCGTGGAGGTCGGGCTCGTCGACGCCGCCGTGGCGCACGGCCTCGTCGGCGCGCACGGAGGCGACGTCGAGGTCATCCTGCCCGCCGCGCTGCGGGTCCAGACACGCGAGCGGATCGACGCCGCTCTGACGGCGCTGGCGGACGCGTCCGCCGGGTAG
- a CDS encoding FKBP-type peptidyl-prolyl cis-trans isomerase has protein sequence MSTQIRRPHRDGTRARRRLSALSLGLSALLFATACGAGEDPNASEQSEGTSSAVENSEAGASGQKEDGQGQDASASEGGDEQKDEASKKDSYEPAAQGEGSGDTEALSSLSFSMDGKKPKIEAKTPLKAEEPSTRVLAEGTGEQVSEGDIVALSSVAVDPKTGEQQADNFAGPSEVFTVDSQLKEQNAVLYRALRTAKPGSVVAYFVPGSGDGQAQGAAQDQLVVFRVEKTLWSPPKDDSAKPEKLEVEQLREGDGDEVSAQDQVTVHYTGVTWKDGQVFDSSYGRGQPATFPLDGVIEGWSEGLEGQKVGSRVLLTIPAEQAYGEQGSPPKIGPNEPLVFVVDILESGQAQSPSSSPEKQDEGAESSEEPETSEKSPTSQKPQD, from the coding sequence ATGAGCACACAGATCCGCCGACCCCACCGCGACGGGACCCGCGCCCGGCGCCGCCTGAGCGCCCTGTCACTGGGCCTGAGCGCGCTGCTGTTCGCCACCGCCTGCGGCGCCGGTGAAGACCCGAACGCGTCCGAGCAGAGCGAGGGCACCTCCTCCGCCGTGGAGAACTCCGAGGCCGGCGCGTCCGGGCAGAAGGAGGATGGTCAGGGCCAGGATGCGTCGGCGTCCGAGGGCGGAGACGAGCAGAAGGACGAGGCCAGCAAGAAAGACTCCTACGAGCCGGCCGCACAGGGTGAGGGCTCCGGCGACACCGAGGCGCTGTCCTCGCTGTCTTTCTCCATGGACGGCAAGAAGCCGAAGATCGAGGCGAAGACCCCGCTGAAGGCCGAGGAGCCGAGCACGCGCGTGCTCGCCGAGGGCACGGGCGAGCAGGTGAGCGAGGGCGACATCGTCGCCCTGTCCAGCGTCGCGGTGGACCCGAAAACGGGGGAGCAGCAGGCCGACAACTTCGCCGGCCCATCCGAGGTCTTCACCGTCGACAGCCAGCTCAAGGAACAGAACGCGGTCCTCTACCGGGCGCTGCGCACGGCCAAGCCCGGCTCGGTCGTCGCGTATTTTGTGCCCGGTAGCGGTGACGGGCAAGCCCAGGGCGCCGCGCAGGACCAGCTCGTGGTCTTCCGCGTCGAGAAGACCCTGTGGTCGCCGCCGAAGGACGACTCCGCGAAGCCCGAGAAGCTCGAGGTGGAGCAGCTGCGTGAAGGCGACGGCGACGAGGTCTCCGCGCAGGACCAGGTCACGGTCCACTACACGGGTGTCACGTGGAAGGACGGTCAGGTCTTCGACTCCTCGTACGGGCGCGGGCAGCCGGCCACGTTCCCGCTCGACGGGGTCATCGAAGGGTGGTCCGAGGGCCTCGAGGGGCAGAAGGTCGGCTCTCGCGTGCTGCTGACCATCCCCGCCGAGCAGGCCTACGGTGAGCAGGGCAGCCCGCCGAAGATCGGTCCGAACGAGCCGCTGGTCTTCGTCGTGGACATCCTCGAGTCCGGTCAGGCGCAGAGCCCATCGTCCTCGCCGGAGAAGCAGGACGAGGGCGCCGAGTCGTCCGAGGAACCGGAGACCTCAGAGAAGTCCCCGACGTCGCAGAAGCCCCAGGACTGA
- a CDS encoding FKBP-type peptidyl-prolyl cis-trans isomerase — translation MSFGQRDYDRTRPEIDFPGENPPTELVIEDLIPGTGAEVVPGSTVQVHYVGVSWSTGEEFDASWNRGTPLPLTVGVGQVIAGWDQGLIGMKEGGRRRLEIPPHLGYGARGAGSAIGPNETLVFVCDLVSVS, via the coding sequence ATGTCCTTCGGACAGCGCGATTACGACCGCACCCGCCCCGAGATCGACTTCCCGGGGGAGAACCCGCCCACCGAGCTCGTGATCGAGGACCTGATCCCCGGCACCGGCGCCGAGGTCGTGCCCGGCTCCACCGTCCAGGTGCACTACGTCGGCGTGTCGTGGTCCACGGGCGAAGAGTTCGACGCCTCGTGGAACCGCGGCACCCCGCTGCCGCTGACCGTCGGCGTGGGCCAGGTCATCGCCGGCTGGGACCAGGGCCTGATCGGGATGAAGGAAGGCGGCCGCCGCCGCCTCGAGATCCCGCCGCACCTGGGCTACGGCGCCCGCGGTGCCGGATCGGCCATCGGTCCGAACGAGACGCTGGTCTTCGTCTGCGACCTCGTCTCCGTCTCCTGA